One stretch of Bacteroidota bacterium DNA includes these proteins:
- the csm5 gene encoding type III-A CRISPR-associated RAMP protein Csm5: MTKVKIKTLTPVHIGSGVDLQSNIEYLFINDKIGVIDDKKVLQVIGEENINRWVSIINSKDNLLDYLRKRKNDIKLSDVALREMDVYASDIGKNKTLKEQLHSAKGFPMIPGSSIKGAIRTTVISYLIEKETDRVKNIINKKRSFLNSKGRKWDLRSFQEVESEILNQLLSNSFKPDANRNVFRFLQVTDSHFNYNTLVTNMQVLNLQNNEWRIKNGTDQLTEIIGNDNEAEIRIKINSELLNRNLNKKEIKSDVGFLKDIQSLFEIVNNHTKLLIQKEIDIWGKMEKDYPNELIDWYLETLNDCLDEAESCKENEAVIRIGGGSGWDNITGAWAKHNKELFNDNEWEKLSNLLNKNRKVSYFPKTRKIDESGDVLGFIKLTALQKTTNAGKNSPNKIGN; encoded by the coding sequence ATGACAAAAGTTAAAATAAAAACTTTAACTCCTGTTCATATTGGTAGTGGAGTTGATTTACAAAGTAATATTGAGTATTTATTTATAAATGACAAAATAGGTGTTATTGACGATAAAAAAGTACTGCAAGTAATTGGTGAAGAAAATATTAACAGGTGGGTTTCAATTATTAACAGCAAAGATAACTTGCTTGATTATTTAAGAAAAAGGAAAAATGATATTAAATTATCAGATGTTGCTTTACGTGAAATGGATGTTTATGCTTCGGATATTGGTAAAAATAAAACCTTAAAAGAGCAACTTCATAGTGCAAAAGGATTCCCAATGATACCCGGTTCATCAATAAAAGGAGCAATAAGAACAACTGTTATTTCTTATCTAATAGAAAAAGAGACAGATAGAGTAAAAAATATTATTAATAAAAAAAGGAGTTTTCTTAATAGTAAAGGAAGAAAATGGGATTTAAGATCATTTCAAGAAGTTGAATCTGAGATTTTAAACCAACTCTTAAGTAATTCATTTAAACCGGATGCAAATCGTAATGTATTCAGATTTTTGCAGGTAACTGATTCACATTTTAATTATAATACACTTGTAACAAATATGCAAGTATTGAATTTACAAAATAATGAATGGAGGATTAAGAATGGTACAGATCAACTTACTGAGATAATTGGTAATGATAATGAGGCTGAGATTAGAATAAAAATAAACAGTGAATTATTAAATAGAAATTTGAATAAAAAGGAAATAAAATCTGATGTAGGATTCTTAAAAGATATTCAATCCTTATTTGAGATAGTTAATAATCATACAAAATTATTAATTCAAAAAGAAATTGATATATGGGGAAAAATGGAGAAAGATTATCCCAATGAATTAATTGATTGGTATTTGGAAACTTTAAACGATTGCTTAGATGAAGCTGAAAGTTGCAAGGAAAATGAAGCAGTGATACGTATTGGTGGGGGTAGTGGCTGGGATAATATTACTGGTGCCTGGGCTAAGCACAATAAAGAATTATTTAATGATAATGAATGGGAAAAGCTTTCGAACTTATTAAATAAAAATAGAAAAGTCAGTTATTTTCCTAAAACACGAAAAATTGATGAAAGTGGTGATGTTTTAGGATTTATTAAATTAACTGCATTGCAAAAAACAACAAACGCTGGAAAAAATTCCCCAAACAAGATTGGAAATTAG
- a CDS encoding AAA family ATPase, whose translation MERLKRLSDDAVRITPMRFKRYLIDKINWDKQLIGISGARGCGKTILLLQHLKSLKEKEKAIYVSLDDVYFSKNKLIYFAEEFSQIGGKYLMLDEVHKYTNWSQEIKNIYDTLPDLKVVFTSSSALEIYKGSHDLSRRATVHNLTGLSFREFIELKYKIKFPVYSLSEILKNNSNTYANIKEQIKPLEYFNEYLKEGYYPFFLIEKEDYSNQLVNTINLVIENDLPAIYKIDFSSVIKMKKMLFIISRISPYKPNIEKLGRQTNTSRETLLKYLFYLDKAQIIQWLGSNAYGINYLNKPDKLFLGNTNIAYSLANEKPDVGSIRETFFLNQLKQNHVVTYPKQGDFLVDNKYLFEIGGKNKTQKQIKGIKNSYIAADDIEYGYKNIIPLWLFGFLY comes from the coding sequence ATGGAAAGATTAAAACGTTTATCAGATGATGCAGTACGTATAACACCTATGCGGTTTAAAAGATATTTGATTGATAAAATAAATTGGGACAAACAACTAATTGGTATTTCGGGGGCAAGAGGTTGCGGAAAAACAATTCTTCTTTTACAGCACTTAAAGTCATTAAAAGAAAAGGAAAAAGCTATTTATGTTAGTTTAGATGATGTGTATTTTAGTAAAAATAAGCTAATATATTTTGCGGAGGAATTTTCTCAGATCGGTGGTAAGTATTTAATGCTTGACGAAGTACATAAATACACAAATTGGTCTCAAGAAATTAAAAATATTTATGATACATTACCTGATTTAAAAGTAGTTTTTACAAGCTCCTCTGCTTTAGAAATATATAAAGGCTCACATGATTTAAGTCGTAGAGCAACAGTACATAATTTAACAGGATTGTCTTTTAGGGAATTTATTGAATTAAAATATAAAATAAAATTTCCAGTATATTCACTAAGCGAGATTCTAAAGAATAATAGTAATACTTATGCAAATATTAAAGAACAAATCAAACCCTTAGAGTATTTTAATGAATATTTGAAAGAAGGTTATTATCCGTTTTTTTTAATTGAAAAAGAAGATTACTCAAATCAACTTGTTAATACTATAAATTTAGTTATTGAAAATGATTTACCTGCTATTTATAAAATTGATTTTAGTTCTGTTATTAAAATGAAAAAAATGTTATTTATAATTTCAAGAATATCTCCCTATAAACCTAATATTGAAAAGCTTGGGCGACAAACAAATACAAGCAGAGAAACCTTACTAAAGTATTTATTTTATCTTGATAAAGCACAAATTATACAATGGTTAGGTTCCAATGCTTATGGAATAAATTATTTGAATAAACCGGATAAACTATTTTTGGGAAATACAAATATTGCATATAGTTTAGCCAATGAAAAGCCTGATGTAGGAAGTATTAGAGAAACATTTTTTTTAAATCAATTAAAGCAAAACCATGTTGTAACTTACCCAAAACAAGGTGATTTTTTAGTTGATAATAAATACCTGTTTGAAATTGGTGGGAAAAATAAAACTCAAAAACAAATTAAAGGAATAAAAAACTCATACATAGCAGCTGATGATATTGAATATGGTTATAAAAATATTATTCCGCTCTGGCTATTTGGGTTTCTGTATTAA
- a CDS encoding Fic family protein, which translates to MNIFNEIDKLQTTIKAIRPLSKDQIIELKRYFNINLAYASNAMEGNTLTESETKAVIEDGITVGGKPLKYHLEATGHAQAYYFIYELAKKKELKEKDIKELHKLFYQQIEPDKAGKYRKIRVFISGSEYKLPNPNEVPGLMKRFVEKYKIQEPDKHIVEIATLIHKDFVFIHPFIDGNGRIARLLMNLILIKYGFPITIIPPVLRMEYINMLEKAHKNDKEYIHFIAERVKQAQLEYIKLLT; encoded by the coding sequence ATGAATATTTTCAACGAAATAGATAAACTTCAAACAACTATTAAAGCTATACGTCCACTTTCTAAAGATCAGATTATTGAACTAAAACGCTATTTTAATATCAATCTTGCTTATGCCTCAAATGCAATGGAAGGCAATACTCTGACAGAAAGTGAAACAAAAGCTGTAATTGAAGATGGAATTACCGTTGGAGGAAAACCTTTAAAGTATCATCTCGAAGCTACCGGACATGCACAGGCGTATTATTTTATTTATGAATTAGCCAAAAAGAAAGAGCTTAAAGAAAAGGATATAAAAGAATTACACAAATTGTTTTATCAGCAAATAGAACCGGATAAAGCAGGAAAATACAGGAAAATACGTGTTTTTATTTCCGGCTCCGAATATAAATTGCCAAATCCAAATGAAGTGCCAGGGTTAATGAAAAGATTTGTAGAAAAATATAAAATACAAGAACCGGATAAACATATCGTGGAAATTGCTACACTTATTCACAAAGATTTTGTTTTCATACATCCTTTTATTGATGGAAATGGCAGGATAGCTCGTTTGTTAATGAATTTGATATTAATTAAATACGGTTTTCCAATCACAATTATTCCACCGGTTTTAAGAATGGAATATATAAATATGTTAGAAAAAGCTCATAAAAACGATAAGGAATATATTCATTTTATTGCCGAAAGAGTAAAACAAGCACAATTAGAATATATTAAACTGCTAACATAG
- a CDS encoding lysylphosphatidylglycerol synthase transmembrane domain-containing protein, with protein sequence MKLLKTFLYILTIAGIVVFLYFQRNDLMILIKINPLLLSILLGVSILTVFFNALIFKTNISIFNIYLKFKIWFGLSASNSMYNYLLPMRGGMALRAIYLKNNHDFPYSKYLSYLSGYYILNFAVAALLALITGFTLKLYTDINTMILVISFLVFIFFLSFIFIGYKFDAERIPQKNKILNFIKESIVGLKQFKKNKSKVGYIILLQVVFILIMSVRLYLSYYALGIEIDFLKIILIQSFVVFSMVLSVTPGNIGIKEGIIGLSASLFGLSLEEALLGAVLDRMIEMIIIFILGGFYSKGLFKNFQLRKK encoded by the coding sequence TTTATTTTCAAAGAAATGACTTGATGATTCTGATAAAAATAAATCCGCTATTGCTTAGTATTCTTTTGGGAGTATCAATACTTACTGTTTTTTTTAATGCTTTAATTTTTAAAACCAATATTTCTATTTTTAATATTTACTTAAAATTCAAAATTTGGTTTGGACTATCAGCAAGTAATTCAATGTACAACTACCTTTTACCAATGCGAGGCGGAATGGCTTTAAGAGCTATTTATTTAAAAAATAATCATGACTTTCCTTATTCAAAATATCTCTCTTACCTCAGCGGATATTATATTTTAAACTTCGCTGTTGCTGCTCTTCTTGCACTTATCACAGGCTTTACTCTAAAACTTTATACCGACATCAACACAATGATTTTGGTTATTAGTTTTCTTGTTTTTATATTTTTCCTTTCATTTATTTTCATAGGATATAAATTTGATGCTGAACGAATTCCCCAAAAAAACAAAATCCTTAATTTTATAAAAGAGTCAATAGTAGGTCTCAAGCAGTTCAAAAAAAACAAAAGCAAGGTTGGATACATCATTTTATTGCAAGTAGTTTTTATACTTATAATGAGTGTACGCCTTTATCTCTCCTACTACGCCCTTGGAATAGAAATAGATTTTTTAAAGATTATTTTAATTCAATCCTTTGTAGTTTTTTCAATGGTATTATCGGTAACTCCGGGTAACATTGGCATCAAAGAAGGAATAATTGGACTATCCGCCAGCTTGTTCGGTTTATCACTTGAAGAAGCCTTGCTTGGTGCTGTACTCGATAGAATGATTGAAATGATAATTATCTTTATCCTAGGAGGTTTTTATAGCAAAGGATTGTTTAAGAATTTTCAATTGAGGAAAAAATGA